A genomic segment from Corylus avellana chromosome ca5, CavTom2PMs-1.0 encodes:
- the LOC132181209 gene encoding uncharacterized protein At1g66480 — MGNNIGGGRKKAKVMKINGETLKLKTPVRARDVVKEYPGHVLLESDAVKRHGIRAKPLEEEQELKPKKIYFLIQLPKLPEPEEEKEKVPKRSQSGGIHMSAKERLECLMLSRRTVSDLSSLSIRSRPPAPSGLVSDRPGTSATAGQLTVKMRLPSAQVAKLMAESRDEAEVAEKILDLYRDRAGEANGNVPEGKDHDGLLMHREAPWKPALGSIGEKNKAHKKRVSFIPVEEE; from the exons ATGGGGAACAATATAGGAGGAGGGAGGAAGAAAGCTAAGGTGATGAAGATCAATGGGGAAACCTTGAAGTTGAAGACCCCTGTGAGAGCGAGGGACGTTGTAAAGGAATACCCAGGCCACGTGTTATTGGAATCTGATGCTGTTAAGCGACACGGCATCAGAGCGAAGCCATTGGAGGAAGAGCAAGAGCTGAAGCCCAAGAAAATCTACTTCTTAATCCAGCTGCCCAAGTTGCCGGAGCCGGAGGAGGAGAAGGAAAAGGTGCCGAAGAGGTCACAATCCGGTGGAATACACATGAGTGCCAAGGAAAGGCTCGAGTGCTTGATGCTGTCCCGAAGGACGGTTTCTGACCTTTCGTCGCTTTCGATTCGTAGTAGACCGCCGGCGCCATCCGGTCTCGTGTCCGACCGTCCCGGGACCAGTGCTACTGCCGGGCAATTGACGGTGAAAATGAGGTTGCCAAGTGCTCAGGTGGCCAAATTGATGGCTGAAAGCAGAGATGAGGCGGAGGTGGCTGAGAAGATCTTGGATCTTTATAGGGACCGTGCCGGAGAGGCTAACGGGAACGTCCCGGAGGGAAAAGATCATGATGGCTTGTTGATGCACCGGGAAGCGCCATGGAAACCGGCTCTTGGTAGCATTGGGGAGAAAAACAAAGCACATAAG AAGCGAGTGAGTTTCATTCCGGTGGAAGAAGAATAG
- the LOC132182563 gene encoding BAHD acyltransferase At5g47980-like translates to MQVRIISRETIKPSSPTPSHLKTLEFSLFDQIAPKAYFPTILFYPTNDGPVKLAQLKKSLSEALSRFYPLSGREKDQFCVDCNDEGASYSEALVDYNMLEFLQPPKIDLLNHLLPRQPWVTCHDRASAVCLAVQANVFNCGGIAIGVCVLHTISDGITVSAFLKSWATIARGGDDVQLFCPDFTTAPTLFPPRDLASLTCSNRFLSAWKKEAICVTRRFVFDANAITTLKANAKGEYVSNPTRYEALAALIWKCLISASMTISGLPSRPSLLEHAVDIRRRMGKPLSGNSMGNVIIVANAVYDPADTNITLPDLATVVRQSIEEVNGDFMRSLQGDGGFLLISGYADMLTETLETEKPESVGFTNWCNFGFKEIDFGWGGPVWVGISGGVNLSYVNRVLFKDMECGKGIEAWVTLEEKEMAVFENDPHLLAFALPNPCVSRP, encoded by the coding sequence atGCAAGTTCGTATCATTTCAAGAGAAACCATCAAGCCCTCTTCACCAACGCCCTCTCACCTCAAAACGTTAGAATTCTCCCTCTTCGACCAGATTGCTCCCAAAGCCTATTTTCCAACAATCTTGTTTTACCCTACAAACGATGGCCCTGTCAAACTTGCTCAATTAAAGAAATCGCTCTCGGAAGCTCTATCTCGCTTCTACCCTTTGTCAGGAAGGGAAAAAGATCAGTTCTGTGTCGATTGTAATGACGAGGGAGCCTCATATTCAGAAGCCCTTGTGGACTATAACATGTTGGAGTTCCTCCAACCACCCAAAATCGATTTACTCAACCATTTGCTTCCACGCCAGCCTTGGGTGACATGCCATGACCGGGCTTCGGCGGTCTGCCTTGCTGTTCAAGCTAATGTCTTCAATTGTGGTGGAATTGCCATTGGTGTTTGCGTGCTTCACACCATCTCTGATGGGATCACGGTGAGCGCATTCCTTAAAAGCTGGGCGACCATCGCACGTGGGGGTGATGATGTGCAGCTGTTTTGCCCCGACTTCACCACTGCACCCACGCTCTTTCCTCCAAGAGACCTGGCGTCCTTGACTTGTTCAAATCGGTTCTTGAGCGCTtggaaaaaagaagcaatctgcGTCACGAGGAGGTTTGTGTTCGATGCCAATGCGATAACCACCCTGAAGGCCAACGCAAAAGGCGAATACGTGTCAAATCCTACGCGCTACGAAGCACTGGCTGCCCTTATTTGGaagtgtttgataagtgcctcTATGACGATATCGGGGCTGCCAAGTCGACCGTCGTTGTTAGAGCATGCGGTGGACATCAGAAGGCGAATGGGGAAACCCTTGTCGGGTAATTCCATGGGAAACGTCATAATAGTAGCCAACGCAGTGTATGATCCAGCTGACACAAATATTACCCTGCCGGACTTGGCGACCGTGGTAAGACAATCCATCGAGGAAGTGAATGGGGATTTTATGAGAAGTTTACAAGGTGACGGAGGGTTTTTGCTGATTAGTGGTTACGCGGATATGTTAACGGAAACGCTTGAAACAGAAAAGCCAGAATCAGTTGGGTTTACAAATTGGTGTAATTTTGGTTTCAAGGAGATTGATTTTGGATGGGGGGGGCCAGTTTGGGTTGGTATTTCTGGGGGAGTAAACTTATCGTATGTTAATCGTGTTCTTTTTAAGGATATGGAATGTGGTAAGGGCATAGAGGCATGGGTGACTTtagaggaaaaagaaatggcTGTCTTCGAAAATGACCCACACCTGCTTGCCTTCGCTTTGCCGAATCCATGTGTTTCTCGCCCATAA
- the LOC132182116 gene encoding BAHD acyltransferase At5g47980-like, with product MQVRIITRETIKPSSPTPSHLKKIKFSLFDQIAPKAYFPTILFYPTNDGLLKLAQLKKSLSETLSRFHPFSGREKDQFSIECNDEGASYSEALVDYNMFEFLQPPKIDLLNHLLPCQPWVTCQDRASAVCLAVQVNVFNCGGLAIGVCVLHTIADGITVSAFLKSWATIARGGHDEQLFCPDFTTAPTLFPPRDLSSLTCSNRFMIAWKKEAICVTRRFVFDANAITTLKAKAKGEYVSNPTRYEALAALIWKCLISASTKISGLPSRPSLLEHAVDMRRRMGEPLSAYSMGNVIIVANAVYDPADTNISLPDLATVVRQSLEEVNGDFMRSLQGDGGYLLISGYADMIAETLENEKPESVGFTNWCNFGFNEIDFGWGEPVWVGLSGGVNKSYVNRILFKDTECGKGTEAWVTLEEKEMAVFENDPDLLAFASPNPSVSRP from the coding sequence ATGCAAGTTCGTATCATTACAAGAGAAACCATCAAGCCCTCTTCGCCAACGCCCTCTCAcctcaaaaagataaaattctcCCTCTTCGACCAGATCGCTCCCAAAGCCTATTTTCCAACAATCTTGTTTTACCCTACAAATGATGGCCTTCTCAAACTTGCTCAGTTGAAGAAATCACTCTCGGAAACTCTATCTCGCTTCCACCCTTTTTCGGGAAGGGAAAAAGATCAGTTCTCTATCGAATGTAATGACGAGGGAGCCTCATATTCAGAAGCCCTTGTGGACTATAACATGTTCGAGTTTCTCCAACCACCCAAAATCGATTTACTCAACCATTTGCTTCCATGCCAGCCTTGGGTGACATGTCAAGACCGGGCTTCGGCGGTCTGCCTTGCTGTTCAAGTTAACGTCTTCAATTGTGGGGGACTCGCCATTGGTGTTTGCGTGCTTCACACCATCGCTGATGGAATCACGGTGAGCGCATTCCTTAAAAGCTGGGCGACCATCGCACGTGGGGGTCATGATGAGCAGCTGTTTTGCCCCGACTTCACCACTGCACCCACGCTGTTTCCTCCAAGAGATCTGTCGTCCTTGACTTGTTCAAATCGATTCATGATCGCTTGGAAAAAGGAAGCAATCTGCGTCACGAGGAGGTTTGTTTTCGATGCCAATGCGATAACCACCCTGAAGGCCAAAGCAAAAGGCGAGTACGTGTCAAACCCTACGCGCTACGAAGCACTGGCTGCACTTATTTGGaagtgtttgataagtgcctcTACGAAGATTTCGGGGTTGCCAAGTCGACCGTCCTTGTTGGAGCATGCGGTGGACATGAGAAGGCGAATGGGGGAACCCTTGTCGGCTTATTCCATGGGAAACGTCATCATAGTAGCCAACGCAGTGTATGATCCAGCTGACACAAATATTAGCCTACCGGACTTGGCGACCGTAGTAAGACAATCCCTCGAGGAAGTGAATGGGGATTTTATGAGAAGTTTACAAGGTGACGGAGGGTATTTGCTGATTAGTGGTTACGCGGATATGATAGCGGAGACGCTTGAAAATGAAAAGCCTGAATCAGTTGGGTTTACAAATTGGTGTAATTTTGGTTTCAACGAGATTGATTTTGGATGGGGGGAGCCAGTTTGGGTTGGTCTTTCTGGGGGAGTAAACAAATCATATGTTAATCGTATTCTTTTCAAGGATACCGAATGTGGAAAGGGCACAGAAGCATGGGTGACATtagaggaaaaagaaatggcCGTCTTTGAAAATGACCCGGACCTGCTTGCTTTCGCTTCGCCGAATCCAAGTGTTTCTCGCCCATAA
- the LOC132182117 gene encoding transcription factor MYB1-like — protein sequence MERSTFGLRKGAWTEEEDLLLRQYVEKYGEGKWYQIPLRAGLNRCRKSCRMRWLNYLKPNIKRGGFAADEVDLIIRLHKLLGNRWSLIARRLPGRTANDVKNFWNTHMCKKEISHIKETKEKAKDIVKVNVIKPRPQTCSKNFIWLNEKPTAIARFEPKDNVSNISPTLMPSNSGSEWWKSLLDDKEGDERATCTVSGLDKYPNKWWKSLLDDKEGDERATCTVSGLDKYPNKDLWGEKIVLEAEVWNNFDDEDLSCLADQTVFDMSFWDFLNA from the exons ATGGAGCGCAGTACTTTCGGTTTGAGAAAAGGTGCATGGACTGAAGAAGAAGATTTGCTTCTGAGGCAGTACGTTGAGAAGTATGGAGAAGGAAAGTGGTATCAAATTCCTCTCAGAGCAG GCTTAAATAGATGCCGGAAAAGCTGTAGAATGAGGTGGTTGAACTACCTAAAGCCAAACATCAAGAGAGGAGGCTTCGCTGCAGATGAAGTTGATCTCATTATCAGGCTCCATAAGCTCTTAGGCAACAG ATGGTCACTAATTGCTCGTAGGCTTCCGGGAAGAACAGCTAATGATGTGAAGAACTTTTGGAATACACACATGTGCAAGAAGGAAATTTCTCACATTAAAGAAActaaagaaaaagcaaaagacatTGTGAAAGTGAACGTAATAAAACCTCGACCTCAGACTTGctctaaaaattttatttggttAAATGAGAAACCTACAGCTATAGCAAGGTTTGAACCAAAGGACAATGTGAGCAACATATCTCCCACCTTAATGCCATCAAATAGTGGAAGTGAATGGTGGAAAAGCTTGTTAGATGACAAGGAAGGTGATGAAAGAGCTACGTGCACCGTAAGTGGGTTAGATAAATATCCCAACA AATGGTGGAAAAGCTTGTTAGATGACAAGGAAGGTGATGAAAGAGCTACGTGCACCGTAAGTGGGTTAGATAAATATCCCAACAAAGATCTTTGGGGCGAGAAAATAGTACTAGAAGCAGAAGTTTGGAACAATTTTGATGATGAAGATTTGAGTTGTTTGGCTGATCAAACCGTTTTCGACATGAGCTTTTGGGATTTTCTCAATGCATAA